In Humulus lupulus chromosome 6, drHumLupu1.1, whole genome shotgun sequence, a single genomic region encodes these proteins:
- the LOC133782449 gene encoding AUGMIN subunit 4, which produces MMMMKGLHQGQNLPPDVTQVIEQLERHCLAPDDSLVSKSCYYDLQLAREEMSRERLRYLEAMAIYSEAIAMVEDYQQAVSVANLGGLRDAQGLYMQLGLKNSPQVYEILEHRMVVAEAAQRLRLPLISKDGEIREEEIEKCSILSRSSLDSTTTSVTISSSSNSTNYTTANSTSSAANSNLSSATDLEPGVGGVPNCFLGITPAYLWQSQLQQNPLSMDMTEYQLCLSREIEARLKAKCDTLADAFIMDDIDSSSGHQNSSTRIPERVKFIIEEIEREEATLREDLYAADRKFAEYYSVLEQILGVLIKLVKDLKLQHQHKYDELQKTWLCKRCETMSAKLRVLENVLLLETYTQESIPALHKIRKYLVEATEEASIAYNKAVTRLHEYQGVDPHFDSIAKQYREIVKDLETMQWTIHQVEMDLKRLPDHPNA; this is translated from the exons atgatgatgatgaagggaTTACATCAAGGGCAAAACCTCCCACCGGACGTCACCCAAGTGATCGAACAGCTCGAGCGCCATTGCTTGGCCCCCGATGATTCTCTCGTCTCCAAATCCTGTTACTACGACCTCCAACTG GCGAGGGAGGAAATGTCTAGGGAAAGGCTTCGCTATTTGGAAGCTATG GCAATTTACAGTGAGGCTATAGCAATGGTGGAAGACTATCAACAAGCGGTTTCGGTGGCTAACCTTGGAGGCCTTCGAGATGCGCAGGGCTTATACATGCAACTCGGGTTAAAGAATTCCCCTCAG GTTTATGAGATTTTGGAGCATCGTATGGTTGTTGCAGAAGCAGCTCAAAGGTTGAGGCTTCCTCTTATTTCAAAAGATGGTGAAATTCGTGAGGAGGAAATTGAGAAATGCAGTATCTTGTCACGAAGTTCCCTTGACAGTACCACTACCAGTGTTACAATCAGCTCAAGCTCTAATTCAACCAATTACACAACTGCCAATAGCACATCTAGTGCTGCGAATAGTAATCTTTCTAGTGCTACTGATTTAGAACCTGGAGTTGGCGGTGTACCTAACTGCTTCCTTGGAATTACACCTGCTTATTTATGGCAAAGTCAACTCCAGCAGAACCCCTTGTCCATG GATATGACAGAGTACCAGTTGTGTCTTTCCCGTGAGATTGAGGCTCGTTTAAAAGCTAAATGTGATACTTTAGCTGATGCTTTTATAATGGATGACATAG ATTCATCATCTGGACATCAAAATTCGAGTACACGAATTCCAGAAAG GGTTAAATTCATCATAGAAGAGATTGAAAGGGAAGAAGCTACTCTAAGGGAGGACCTGTACGCTGCAGATAGAAAATTTGCTGAATATTATAGT GTCTTGGAGCAGATACTGGGCGTGCTTATTAAGCTTGTAAAAGATTTGAAGCTGCAACACCAACATAAATAT GATGAACTACAAAAAACGTGGCTTTGCAAAAGATGTGAGACCATGAGTGCAAAATTGAG GGTTTTGGAGAATGTTCTTCTTCTTGAAACTTACACTCAGGAATCAATACCAGCTCTACATAAAATAAG GAAATATCTTGTTGAGGCTACAGAAGAAGCTTCTATTGCATACAATAAAGCG GTTACGCGTCTTCATGAGTACCAAGGTGTCGATCCTCACTTTGATTCAATAGCAAAGCAGTACCGTGAAATTGTAAAG GACTTGGAAACCATGCAATGGACAATCCATCAAGTTGAAATGGATCTTAAGCGCTTACCGGATCACCCAAATGCATAG